In the Bacillus shivajii genome, one interval contains:
- a CDS encoding TlpA family protein disulfide reductase, whose protein sequence is MLKRKLQWMLLAFILFIGGVMYVQSDHEWALTQRTMTEVSEGVQQGDKMTPFHLGNAEGQEVYVTGNNNENMFLIFFTSWCHVCSEQWEQLDAAKSEGLLEHVKVIPVNLTGSERSEGTVAQYIQELPISSDQVLLDRDEVVQKQYEVVGVPTILLINEEGVIEERSHGMMTLEKMRESNFFR, encoded by the coding sequence GTGTTAAAAAGAAAATTACAATGGATGTTACTAGCTTTTATTTTGTTTATCGGTGGGGTTATGTATGTACAATCAGATCATGAGTGGGCATTAACACAGCGAACAATGACAGAAGTGTCAGAAGGTGTTCAGCAAGGAGATAAAATGACGCCATTTCATTTAGGGAATGCTGAAGGACAAGAAGTATACGTAACAGGAAATAACAATGAAAATATGTTTCTTATATTTTTTACCTCTTGGTGTCACGTCTGTTCAGAACAATGGGAGCAGTTAGATGCAGCCAAATCTGAAGGGTTGTTAGAACACGTAAAAGTGATTCCTGTCAATTTAACAGGCTCTGAAAGAAGTGAAGGTACGGTTGCACAATATATACAGGAACTGCCAATATCAAGTGACCAAGTATTATTAGATCGTGATGAAGTGGTTCAAAAGCAATATGAAGTGGTTGGTGTACCAACGATTTTATTAATAAATGAAGAAGGTGTAATAGAGGAACGTTCTCATGGAATGATGACATTAGAGAAAATGAGAGAATCTAACTTTTTTCGTTAG
- a CDS encoding sensor histidine kinase, whose translation MTNRLNLKRKKWLKPHHKVNKKLKGILWDLLRLQFKVALTGASALLIIYFILQGFVTIGVHSDETAFVMLLSEPILMLSITIVFTLIFLTAAVIYSYTYASGLKRAITHIIHQLKQFQRGTFRQQLHVDRDDEVKELSVQIHHLTKDVEQQIRSMRRVLNENATLISEAERAASLEERRKLARDLHDAVSQELFAVSMSLGAMPKVIEKNPEKAKQLFQQTEKMVHHAQQELRALIMHLRPVTLEGNGLSDALESILDELRRKHPQLQISWSLLELPNLEPGVEEQLFRVIQEGISNALRHANPKSLTLKAVRKTEQLLLILEDDGIGFDMESDDSQMRVSYGLNSMEERIVELGGHFSIVSYPSKGTKLEFRIPLTENGTGGDE comes from the coding sequence TTGACTAATCGGTTGAACTTAAAACGAAAAAAATGGTTGAAGCCACATCACAAGGTAAACAAGAAGCTAAAGGGGATATTATGGGACCTTCTTCGTCTTCAATTTAAAGTTGCCCTGACAGGTGCAAGTGCCTTACTTATTATTTATTTCATATTACAAGGGTTTGTAACTATAGGCGTTCATTCAGATGAAACGGCATTTGTCATGTTATTGTCTGAACCAATTCTGATGCTTAGTATAACAATTGTTTTCACTTTGATTTTTTTAACAGCAGCAGTGATTTATTCGTATACATATGCTTCAGGGTTAAAACGAGCAATTACGCATATCATCCATCAGCTTAAACAATTCCAACGTGGAACATTTAGGCAACAGTTACACGTTGATCGTGACGATGAAGTAAAGGAATTAAGTGTTCAAATCCATCACTTAACCAAAGATGTAGAACAGCAAATACGTTCTATGAGAAGGGTTTTGAACGAAAATGCTACGTTAATTTCTGAAGCAGAGCGGGCGGCAAGCCTAGAGGAGAGAAGGAAGTTAGCTCGAGACCTACATGATGCAGTTAGTCAAGAGTTATTTGCCGTTTCCATGTCGCTTGGAGCAATGCCCAAAGTGATTGAAAAAAACCCTGAGAAAGCAAAGCAATTATTTCAGCAAACAGAGAAGATGGTTCATCACGCTCAACAAGAGTTGAGAGCATTAATTATGCACTTACGTCCAGTTACTTTAGAGGGAAACGGGTTAAGTGATGCTTTAGAATCAATATTAGATGAGTTGAGAAGGAAGCACCCTCAATTACAAATTAGCTGGTCTTTATTAGAGCTACCAAATTTAGAACCCGGGGTAGAAGAACAGTTATTTCGAGTGATACAAGAAGGAATTTCAAATGCATTACGACATGCTAACCCGAAGTCTTTGACATTAAAAGCTGTACGAAAAACAGAACAGCTACTTCTTATTTTAGAAGATGACGGTATTGGCTTTGATATGGAGAGTGACGATAGTCAAATGAGAGTAAGCTATGGGCTTAATTCAATGGAAGAAAGGATTGTAGAGTTAGGTGGGCATTTTTCCATTGTATCTTATCCAAGTAAAGGAACGAAATTAGAGTTCCGTATTCCTTTAACAGAAAATGGAACAGGGGGAGATGAATAA
- a CDS encoding putative glycoside hydrolase — MGKKTFFLSMVVVLFSTLGFFSVVAQADGEDNEKALTVGAHVTKEVQLQTREWPERVARFVFDSGYTFEYPDAVRGIYVTGHSAGGARFNDLINLVDTTALNSMVIDIKEDDGYLTYRPDEDSPYFDISQRMISDPEAMMSTLEEHEIYPIARIVVFKDTLLAEQRPDLSFKDNGQVWKNNRGEAFTNPFLEEVWEYNVDMAIKAAEMGFQEIQFDYVRFPEGFERRDDILDYEVGNYTDGDDNVQKRVQAVTDFVKYARERLEPYDVDVSVDIFGYTATLPEAPGIGQNFTKISENVDVISSMIYPSHWTSYFGIDKPDLYPYELVTEYAKVENAKLAELDDPPVSRPWIQDFTASYLGAGNYLVYGVDEVEAQIRALYENDIDEFLLWNARNRYTEGVDYLVGKE; from the coding sequence ATGGGGAAAAAAACGTTTTTTTTATCAATGGTTGTAGTTTTGTTTAGTACACTTGGTTTCTTTTCGGTGGTAGCTCAGGCAGATGGTGAAGACAATGAAAAAGCTTTAACAGTAGGAGCACATGTGACAAAAGAAGTGCAACTTCAAACACGTGAGTGGCCAGAGAGAGTAGCTAGGTTTGTTTTTGACTCAGGGTATACGTTTGAGTACCCGGATGCTGTCCGTGGGATCTATGTAACTGGACATTCAGCTGGCGGAGCTAGGTTCAATGATCTTATTAACCTTGTTGATACAACGGCTTTAAACAGTATGGTTATTGATATTAAAGAAGACGATGGCTATTTAACGTATCGACCAGATGAGGATTCACCTTATTTTGACATTTCTCAACGAATGATTTCAGACCCAGAAGCGATGATGAGTACTTTAGAGGAACATGAAATTTATCCAATTGCTCGTATTGTTGTATTTAAAGATACGTTACTTGCTGAACAGCGACCAGATCTATCTTTTAAAGACAATGGTCAAGTATGGAAAAACAATCGTGGTGAAGCATTTACAAACCCATTTCTAGAAGAAGTTTGGGAATACAATGTCGATATGGCGATAAAAGCAGCTGAAATGGGCTTTCAAGAAATTCAGTTTGACTATGTTCGTTTCCCAGAAGGGTTTGAACGCCGTGATGATATTTTAGATTATGAAGTAGGTAATTATACAGATGGTGACGATAATGTTCAAAAGCGTGTTCAAGCTGTTACTGATTTTGTGAAGTATGCAAGAGAGCGCTTGGAACCTTATGATGTTGATGTATCTGTTGATATTTTCGGATACACTGCAACATTACCTGAGGCACCTGGAATTGGTCAAAATTTTACGAAGATCTCAGAAAATGTGGATGTCATTTCCTCAATGATTTACCCAAGCCATTGGACATCATATTTTGGGATTGATAAACCAGATTTGTACCCTTATGAACTCGTTACAGAATATGCAAAGGTAGAAAATGCGAAATTAGCTGAATTAGATGATCCACCAGTATCTAGACCGTGGATTCAAGATTTTACAGCATCCTATTTAGGAGCAGGAAATTATTTAGTATATGGTGTTGATGAAGTTGAAGCACAAATTCGCGCTCTTTATGAAAATGATATTGACGAATTTTTATTATGGAATGCAAGAAATCGTTACACTGAGGGCGTCGACTATTTAGTTGGAAAAGAATAA
- a CDS encoding sodium:calcium antiporter, protein MVYLIFLLAAIITVVLAVRLSTYADVLSKRTSLGGMMVGTILLAGATSLPELTTSATAIYVNNPNIAVGNVLGSNLFNLLILAVFDVIYRKNKMLTSIENDHVITSMVSLGLTGLIFAAMIIPNGPQIFGVGIESFLLIFFYFGSMKIITSGQSEVTNAEAAASINESDHHTRAISLKHAKIGFVISSLLIFVTGSALTIAGDHIAHSTGLSSTFVGSFLIAGATSLPEVVTVLVAIQLLNFNLAIGNIVGSNIFNLLILAFIDVLYREGNILGTVSSVSSITALAVMVLNIIFIATILYWQAHNQNSKVYAVPSIMLIIIYGISFYIIFSLS, encoded by the coding sequence ATGGTTTATTTAATTTTTCTTTTAGCTGCGATCATTACAGTCGTATTAGCAGTAAGGCTTTCTACATATGCTGATGTATTGAGCAAGCGTACGTCTTTAGGCGGAATGATGGTAGGTACGATTTTACTTGCAGGTGCAACATCGTTACCTGAGTTGACAACGAGTGCAACTGCTATTTATGTTAATAATCCTAATATTGCGGTTGGAAATGTTCTTGGGAGTAATTTGTTTAATTTATTAATATTAGCTGTTTTTGATGTTATTTATCGTAAGAATAAAATGCTTACCTCTATTGAAAACGACCATGTGATCACGAGTATGGTCAGTCTAGGTTTAACGGGGCTAATATTTGCGGCAATGATTATCCCTAATGGCCCTCAAATATTTGGCGTCGGTATAGAATCCTTCCTACTAATTTTCTTTTATTTTGGTAGCATGAAAATCATTACAAGCGGTCAATCAGAAGTCACTAATGCCGAAGCTGCTGCATCTATAAATGAAAGCGACCATCATACAAGAGCAATTTCACTTAAGCACGCTAAAATAGGGTTTGTCATTTCTTCGCTACTTATTTTCGTAACAGGATCAGCGTTAACAATTGCTGGAGATCATATTGCACATAGTACGGGTTTATCTTCAACTTTCGTTGGAAGTTTTTTAATTGCTGGTGCAACTTCTTTACCTGAAGTTGTGACAGTACTAGTAGCCATTCAATTATTAAACTTCAATTTAGCCATAGGCAATATTGTTGGAAGTAACATCTTTAATTTATTGATCTTAGCTTTTATAGATGTTTTATACCGTGAAGGTAACATTTTAGGAACGGTAAGTAGTGTATCATCTATTACCGCGTTAGCTGTCATGGTTTTAAACATCATTTTCATCGCTACAATTCTTTATTGGCAAGCCCATAATCAAAACAGTAAAGTCTATGCTGTTCCATCGATCATGCTTATTATCATTTACGGTATATCATTTTATATTATCTTTTCGTTAAGCTAA
- a CDS encoding DUF3603 family protein has translation MLHMRDVWVNWFEGEENGYNVCEFFEWRKEDKIELVDQIAVIKISEALFDYIENTLLELPEELLADVYKQSYVRRKSERVEMEYCFLATDGVRTIIVDTIGYHTPIRKSRMVPRQEEQLFQLISSEPVREYYMDYLDCEKQYHILSPDPLLMKGLVRKERQLKQLLFMALDQLYKEASTAEIRYWYTEWAADKYLEIQQMSFEEAWNELYDEIREGWSKKHEEYCLTMIKGQPFFEKLWEIQTGEGRKVQ, from the coding sequence ATGCTCCACATGCGCGATGTATGGGTAAATTGGTTTGAAGGCGAAGAAAATGGATATAACGTTTGTGAGTTTTTTGAATGGCGAAAAGAGGACAAGATTGAATTAGTTGATCAAATAGCTGTGATTAAAATTTCTGAAGCGTTATTTGATTATATTGAAAACACGTTGTTGGAACTACCAGAAGAATTGTTGGCTGATGTGTATAAACAAAGCTACGTTCGCCGTAAAAGTGAGCGTGTTGAAATGGAATATTGCTTCTTAGCCACTGACGGAGTAAGAACAATTATTGTAGATACGATTGGTTATCATACACCAATACGTAAAAGCCGTATGGTCCCTAGACAAGAAGAGCAGCTATTTCAACTAATATCCTCAGAGCCAGTCAGAGAATACTATATGGATTATTTAGACTGTGAAAAACAATATCATATTTTGTCCCCAGATCCATTATTAATGAAGGGGCTTGTAAGGAAGGAAAGACAGTTGAAACAACTTCTTTTCATGGCTTTAGATCAGCTTTATAAAGAAGCCAGCACAGCTGAAATCCGCTATTGGTATACAGAATGGGCTGCTGATAAATATTTAGAGATTCAGCAAATGAGTTTTGAAGAAGCATGGAACGAGCTGTATGATGAGATCAGAGAAGGTTGGTCAAAAAAGCATGAAGAATATTGTTTAACGATGATTAAAGGACAACCTTTCTTTGAAAAGCTATGGGAAATTCAAACAGGAGAAGGAAGAAAGGTTCAATAG
- a CDS encoding Crp/Fnr family transcriptional regulator, producing MDVQQSENSYVPFFQQLSKENRDILLTHGFKHHVRAGSTLFYEGETAKYIYLVKSGEIRLSKMTIDQKKFFLHLKKKDDIVGEFSLFNDMSSSMTAEAVEDCELIRFDQKTLEALFTQNGEIATAFIKLFARNTQSTQAKFSDLLLYGKTGALYSILIRFSNSYGKKKDNGILITKKLTNQEIAHFIGTSRETVNRMLNDLKRDHILSVNDGYITVHDVGFLKRHLQCGKCPVEICTLS from the coding sequence TTGGACGTTCAACAAAGTGAAAATTCATATGTTCCTTTTTTTCAGCAACTTTCAAAAGAAAATCGAGATATATTATTAACTCATGGATTTAAACATCATGTACGTGCCGGCTCCACGCTTTTTTACGAAGGTGAAACAGCAAAATACATTTATCTTGTAAAATCTGGAGAAATTCGATTGAGTAAAATGACAATCGACCAAAAAAAATTCTTCCTTCACTTGAAGAAGAAAGATGATATCGTTGGGGAATTTTCTTTATTTAACGATATGAGCTCAAGCATGACTGCTGAGGCTGTCGAAGATTGTGAACTTATCCGCTTCGATCAAAAAACATTAGAAGCACTCTTTACGCAAAATGGTGAAATTGCGACCGCATTCATTAAGTTATTTGCCAGAAATACACAGTCTACGCAAGCTAAGTTTTCTGATTTACTTCTTTATGGAAAAACAGGTGCACTGTATTCGATCTTAATCCGTTTTAGTAACTCATACGGCAAAAAGAAAGACAATGGTATTCTCATTACAAAAAAATTGACCAATCAAGAAATTGCTCATTTCATTGGTACGAGTAGAGAAACGGTCAATCGTATGTTGAATGATTTAAAGCGTGATCACATCTTATCTGTAAATGACGGATATATTACGGTTCATGATGTAGGATTTTTAAAAAGACATTTACAATGCGGTAAATGTCCTGTCGAAATATGTACACTTTCTTAA
- a CDS encoding HD domain-containing protein, translating to MKRLSLSEIYQHPITQKYIKRSGLAHAISTAYYAFDYAKEKGVDPDLAVKAAFLHDIGHYNWYRDGKWDYELYKENDIHAIKGAERAHKLLIRLGEEPVSAKKIALAILLHTDSYLPSGELNLEPLQEVVAYADKADEEPDGLHHYKNIEEAKAVRLIKRLDEQINEVRHQYKQKGQPAS from the coding sequence ATGAAGCGTTTATCATTATCTGAAATTTACCAACATCCTATTACCCAAAAATATATAAAACGATCAGGATTAGCTCATGCCATTTCAACTGCTTATTATGCATTTGATTATGCAAAAGAAAAAGGTGTTGACCCGGATTTAGCAGTCAAAGCAGCATTTTTACACGATATCGGACACTATAATTGGTATCGAGACGGTAAATGGGATTACGAATTATATAAAGAAAATGACATTCATGCAATAAAAGGGGCAGAACGTGCGCATAAGCTATTAATTCGTTTAGGAGAAGAACCTGTAAGTGCGAAAAAAATTGCCTTAGCGATCCTTCTTCATACTGACTCTTATTTGCCTTCAGGAGAATTAAACCTTGAACCTTTACAAGAAGTTGTCGCCTATGCTGATAAGGCTGATGAAGAACCAGATGGTTTACACCACTACAAAAATATAGAAGAAGCAAAAGCCGTACGTTTAATTAAACGATTAGACGAACAAATAAATGAAGTTCGTCACCAATATAAACAAAAGGGGCAGCCAGCATCTTAA
- a CDS encoding response regulator transcription factor — translation MGEKIKVLIVDDHEMVRMGLVTYLSVEDDLEVVGEASDGKEAVRKAKELQPDVILMDLLMDGMNGIEATKQLQSEEKIKIIVLTSYLDDEMLFPVIEAGAFGYLLKTSSAQEIADAIRKAHKGEPTFQGKVTQKMLERMHSSQKHETLTKREKEVLALIGKGMSNKEIADTLYIGIKTVKTHVSHIFAKLELEDRTQAAIYANKHHLI, via the coding sequence ATGGGTGAAAAGATCAAAGTACTAATTGTTGATGATCATGAGATGGTTCGCATGGGTCTTGTAACATACTTATCAGTTGAAGACGATCTAGAAGTAGTAGGAGAAGCGTCTGATGGTAAAGAAGCTGTTCGTAAAGCTAAGGAATTACAACCAGATGTGATCTTAATGGACCTTTTGATGGATGGGATGAATGGAATCGAAGCGACAAAACAGTTGCAATCAGAAGAAAAGATAAAAATCATTGTCCTAACAAGTTATTTAGATGATGAAATGCTTTTTCCTGTTATTGAAGCAGGTGCTTTTGGTTATCTTTTAAAAACGTCAAGTGCACAGGAAATAGCTGATGCGATTCGAAAAGCACATAAAGGAGAGCCAACATTTCAAGGGAAAGTGACACAAAAAATGCTTGAACGAATGCACTCATCGCAAAAACATGAAACATTAACGAAAAGAGAAAAAGAAGTGCTTGCGCTCATAGGAAAAGGAATGTCAAATAAAGAAATAGCAGATACGTTGTATATTGGAATCAAAACGGTTAAGACACATGTCAGCCATATATTTGCAAAATTAGAGCTAGAAGACCGAACACAAGCAGCGATCTATGCAAACAAACATCATTTAATTTAA
- the spxA gene encoding transcriptional regulator SpxA: protein MVTLFTSPSCTSCRKAKAWLQEHGIEFVERNIFSEPLSVEEVKEVVRMTEDGTDEIISTRSKVFQELDVELDAMPLQQLFQLISDHPGLLRRPIILDEKRIQVGYNEAEIRRFLPRKVRTFQLQEAAKKLVNE, encoded by the coding sequence ATGGTAACATTATTTACATCACCTAGTTGTACTTCGTGCCGCAAAGCAAAAGCTTGGTTGCAAGAACATGGTATTGAGTTTGTCGAAAGAAATATTTTCTCAGAGCCATTGTCAGTAGAAGAGGTAAAAGAAGTAGTTCGAATGACAGAAGATGGGACAGATGAAATTATCTCTACACGTTCCAAAGTGTTTCAAGAGTTAGATGTGGAATTAGACGCAATGCCTTTGCAACAATTATTTCAGTTAATAAGTGACCATCCTGGCCTTTTACGCCGTCCGATTATTTTAGATGAAAAGCGAATTCAAGTCGGTTATAACGAAGCAGAGATTCGTCGTTTCTTACCTAGAAAAGTGCGTACATTCCAGCTTCAAGAAGCTGCAAAGAAATTAGTGAATGAATAA
- a CDS encoding DUF2268 domain-containing protein — translation MPVIHTTEWMLQLIQESDHRRGDESIPRFSKLFEQIPEWTDDQWIAFLYQNGLKPIHLMTRKKLAQWHQTMKLNKLERHWQKLKEEFSGPDAKIFIFPVNDDHSVIMESLRGKNGVSFPTFLLLFYSEDIPLKEKLALLTHEYHHVCRLHYQNHTEESVSLLESMIMEGLAEIEVERTLGEEYKAPWTNIYTTDEIKHWWKYVLEKRKDLIGRRNHHIYMFGGKYGIPKWIGYRTGYEIVKSYCDKHGLPNAKNLLKESPEELLRLSSL, via the coding sequence ATGCCGGTTATTCATACAACAGAGTGGATGCTTCAACTTATTCAAGAAAGTGATCATCGAAGAGGGGACGAGAGCATACCTAGATTCTCTAAACTTTTTGAACAAATACCAGAATGGACAGATGACCAATGGATTGCATTTTTATACCAAAATGGTTTGAAGCCTATACACTTGATGACGAGGAAAAAATTAGCCCAATGGCATCAAACAATGAAACTAAACAAGTTAGAAAGGCATTGGCAAAAACTTAAAGAAGAATTTTCTGGACCAGATGCAAAAATATTTATATTTCCGGTAAACGATGATCATTCAGTAATAATGGAAAGCTTACGTGGCAAGAACGGCGTGTCATTTCCTACATTTCTTTTATTGTTTTATTCTGAAGATATCCCACTAAAAGAAAAGCTAGCATTACTCACACATGAATATCATCACGTTTGTAGACTTCATTACCAAAACCATACTGAAGAATCAGTTTCTTTATTAGAATCGATGATTATGGAAGGGTTAGCAGAAATTGAAGTTGAACGTACCTTAGGAGAAGAGTATAAAGCACCATGGACAAATATTTATACAACTGATGAAATAAAACATTGGTGGAAATATGTTCTTGAAAAGCGTAAAGATTTAATCGGTAGAAGAAACCACCATATCTATATGTTTGGTGGGAAGTATGGGATTCCAAAATGGATAGGTTATCGAACGGGATATGAGATTGTTAAATCATATTGTGATAAACATGGTTTACCTAATGCTAAAAATTTATTAAAAGAAAGTCCAGAAGAGTTATTACGACTTTCATCTTTATAA
- a CDS encoding GNAT family N-acetyltransferase has protein sequence MNWYEKLNQYFPIEEMKSQEHMELLLKEKKNIYKKDEGPNHVLMYVETNDFVFIDYLFVSGKARGQGIGRKLLNKMKKKGKPIILEVEPIDYEDTDTEKRQRFYHREGFKHAQSIGYRRRSLDTGKINEMEILYWSPTNESEKSIYEKMRHTYETIHTYKDEELYGESYDDPEKVFTFDPDKTSDSEQPNA, from the coding sequence ATGAATTGGTATGAAAAGTTAAATCAATATTTTCCGATTGAAGAAATGAAATCACAAGAGCACATGGAGCTATTACTCAAAGAGAAAAAGAATATTTACAAAAAAGATGAAGGACCAAACCATGTATTAATGTACGTTGAAACGAACGATTTTGTTTTTATTGATTATTTATTCGTGTCAGGTAAAGCTCGAGGTCAAGGAATTGGACGAAAGCTTTTAAATAAAATGAAGAAAAAAGGTAAGCCGATCATTCTTGAAGTAGAACCCATTGATTATGAAGATACAGATACAGAAAAGAGACAACGCTTTTATCATCGAGAAGGGTTTAAGCATGCTCAGTCGATTGGATATCGCCGTCGTTCCTTAGATACTGGTAAAATTAATGAAATGGAAATTTTATATTGGTCACCGACCAACGAATCGGAAAAAAGTATTTACGAAAAGATGCGTCACACGTACGAAACAATTCATACGTATAAAGATGAGGAGCTTTACGGGGAATCATATGACGATCCTGAAAAAGTATTTACATTTGACCCGGATAAGACCTCTGATAGTGAGCAACCTAATGCGTAA
- the trpS gene encoding tryptophan--tRNA ligase — MKTIFSGIQPSGTLTLGNYLGAMKHFVDMQDENNCYFCIVDQHAITVPQDRLELRKNIKSLAALYLAVGIDPNKSTLFIQSEVPAHAQLGWMMQCVSYIGELERMTQFKDKSDGKEGVSSALLTYPPLMASDILLYKTDIVPVGEDQKQHLELTRNLAERFNSKYNDIFTIPEVRIPKVGARIMSLAEPTKKMSKSSENQKSFISMLDDEKQIMKKVKSAVTDSDNEVRYDKENKPGVSNLLSIYSLCSGESIEAIEEKYAGKGYGDFKEGVAHAVINTLKPIQERYNELIDSEELDEILDQGADKANRAAQKMLVKAERAMGLGRKRR; from the coding sequence ATGAAGACAATTTTTTCTGGAATTCAACCTAGCGGAACGTTAACTCTCGGTAATTATTTAGGAGCAATGAAACACTTCGTAGACATGCAAGATGAAAACAATTGCTATTTTTGTATTGTTGACCAACATGCCATTACTGTTCCTCAAGACCGATTAGAACTACGAAAGAATATTAAAAGCTTAGCTGCTTTATATTTAGCAGTCGGGATCGACCCTAATAAATCAACATTGTTCATACAATCAGAAGTTCCGGCACATGCTCAATTAGGTTGGATGATGCAATGCGTGAGCTACATTGGTGAACTCGAGCGTATGACACAGTTTAAAGATAAGTCTGATGGAAAAGAGGGTGTCTCATCAGCATTGTTAACTTATCCACCATTAATGGCATCAGATATCCTTCTCTATAAAACGGATATCGTACCAGTTGGAGAAGACCAAAAACAACATTTAGAACTAACAAGAAATTTAGCGGAACGATTCAATAGTAAATATAATGATATATTCACAATTCCTGAAGTTAGAATTCCTAAAGTTGGCGCTCGCATCATGTCATTAGCTGAACCAACTAAAAAAATGAGTAAATCAAGTGAAAATCAAAAAAGCTTTATTTCCATGCTTGATGATGAAAAACAAATTATGAAAAAAGTGAAAAGTGCAGTAACAGACTCTGATAATGAAGTTCGTTACGATAAAGAAAATAAACCAGGTGTATCAAACTTGCTTTCAATTTACTCTCTTTGCTCAGGTGAATCGATCGAAGCAATAGAAGAGAAGTATGCTGGCAAAGGTTATGGCGATTTTAAAGAAGGTGTTGCTCATGCGGTTATTAATACATTAAAACCAATCCAAGAGCGATACAATGAATTAATTGACTCAGAGGAATTAGATGAGATTCTAGACCAAGGTGCTGATAAAGCAAATCGCGCCGCACAAAAAATGCTCGTTAAAGCAGAAAGAGCGATGGGCCTCGGTAGAAAACGCAGATAA
- the liaF gene encoding cell wall-active antibiotics response protein LiaF: MKNILGFLILATGIVFLLSNIGFIETEATSIFAMFWPVLIVLIGLKIFFEGIIYFIHSLRRDKWHIGKLVWGSIVLVVGVVLLGNNTGWIDFGFRELFHVLWPLLIIYIGVKVLLDRNGDVVINVGGDQARKNNKSENKTAFSNHKKRETQWNERKKYQQFLGDLSLGRQPWELDGADISMGIGSVDIDLTKAVLKEGENIIDVSGWIGSVEILVPRDMAVKAFVDVRIGEVTLFDDTYSGTSRNATYTSPNFYDAEKQVILYVHLNIGDVEVLTID, encoded by the coding sequence ATGAAAAATATATTAGGTTTTTTAATATTAGCAACAGGTATTGTTTTTCTGCTTTCAAATATAGGGTTCATAGAAACAGAAGCAACTAGTATATTCGCGATGTTTTGGCCAGTGCTTATCGTGTTAATCGGACTAAAAATTTTTTTTGAAGGTATCATTTATTTCATCCATAGTTTACGTAGAGATAAATGGCATATTGGTAAATTAGTGTGGGGAAGTATTGTCTTAGTTGTTGGAGTCGTTCTTTTAGGGAACAACACAGGCTGGATTGATTTTGGTTTTCGCGAACTATTTCATGTCCTATGGCCGCTTTTAATCATTTATATCGGTGTGAAAGTTTTACTTGATCGTAATGGAGATGTCGTCATTAACGTAGGTGGAGATCAGGCAAGAAAAAATAATAAATCGGAAAATAAAACGGCATTTTCCAATCATAAAAAAAGAGAAACGCAGTGGAACGAAAGAAAAAAGTATCAACAGTTTCTAGGTGACCTTTCATTAGGAAGGCAACCGTGGGAGCTTGACGGAGCAGATATTTCAATGGGGATAGGTAGTGTCGATATCGATTTAACGAAAGCTGTGTTAAAAGAAGGAGAAAACATCATTGATGTTAGTGGTTGGATTGGATCTGTTGAAATTCTTGTACCACGCGATATGGCAGTCAAAGCATTCGTTGATGTGCGTATTGGTGAAGTGACATTATTTGATGATACGTACTCGGGGACAAGTAGGAATGCGACCTACACTAGTCCAAACTTTTATGATGCGGAGAAACAAGTCATTCTCTATGTTCATTTGAATATTGGTGATGTGGAGGTTTTAACCATTGACTAA